The Candidatus Poribacteria bacterium genome contains the following window.
TAAGGTTTGCCACACGAACCTTTCAGTTTTCGGTCACTCGCGCGACAGTCTTTTAACTTTAACCATCAACTCATCTACTGATACTTTTGCTAAAGTACGAGTTGATGGTTAAAACTGATAGCCGATTGCTGACTGCCGACTGCCATTTAGAACGTAGAAATCTGAATTTCCTTCGCTGTGATAAACTCAAGAAGTGCAGGAGTGCCTTCTTGTGTTTTTTGGATGCCACGCTGAATAGCCGGGATAATCTGGTCAGGCGTTTCGACACGTTCACCGTAGCCCCCGAACGCCTTCGCCATGTCTGCGTAGTGCCCAGAGATGTCTGTGCTACGGAATTTTTCGGTAGACACAGGCATAATCGGGATCTCAATCGCCATCGAAAAATTGTTGAAAAGCACGGAGAGAATCGGGATTCTTTCCCGCACAGCCGTCTCAAAGTCCATGCCGGTAAAGCCGATAGCGGCATCACCCCAGACGTTCACACAGAGTGCATCCGGTCGGGCGAGTTTCGCACCCATCGCGAGTCCGAGACCGTAACCGAGCTGCGTCGTCTTACCCCAACCGATATAGGTGAGCGGTGCGACAGACTGCCAAAAGGGTGACATTTGGTCGCGCGGACTTCCCGCATCGTGCGTAATAATCGTGTTTTTGACATCGACAGTGTGCAGCAAATCCGAGATGACGCGATATGGAGTCATCGGCACCTCATCCGAGGTGAGTTTCGCCTTCCACTGGTCGAGCCATTCTGCTTTAACCGCACTGATTTCTCCAGTGACAGCAGCCCTGCGCTCTTCGGATGCCCCATTAGAACGATCGCGAACGGCTTCTACCAAGCCATCTAAAATTAAACCCGCATCGCCAACGAGGGCGGTTTCAACGGGAACATCTTTGTTGATGTCCGCTGGATCTAACGTCGCGTGAATAACCCGTTTTCCATCGGGAATCCTGACACCAAAGCCGGTTCGGGTAAAACTGCACCCGATACCCAAAATCAGATCCGTTTTTTGAAGGAAGTGATGCACCGGTTTCGGAATCGCGCGTCCACCAGAACCGAGGGCTAACGGATGATCTTCCGGGAATGCGCTCTTGCCACCCAAACTCGTTGTCACAGGTGCACCGAGCAGTTCCGCCAATTCTTTTAAAGAATCCCAGGCTTGGGCATAATGCACACCTTGTCCTGCGTAAATGACAGGACACTCGGCATCAAGTAACGCCTCTGCAGCAGCCTCAATCGAAGCACTGTCAGGTCCGTAGCGCACGGTGGGTACCGGTGTCGGATCAAAGGAGTCGGAAATATCTTCACCAAACAGATCTGATGGGAATTCCACGAGTGCGGGGCGAGGTCTGCCGTTCCGGACTTGAGTAAAGGCACGTCGCATCGCTTCCGGGACAGCTTCAGGCATTGTGACCTGCTCACACGACTTCGTTACATGCCGATAGTTCAGGGCAGAATTGAAATTCGGTTGGATTTGTGTTACGCTTCGGGAATAACCACCCGGCAGAACCACAATCGGTGCGGAATCGCCATAGGCTTGGGCGACACCACCGAAGGCATTTTCGGAACCGGGTCCGCTCTGCATACAGAACACACCAATCTTCTCTCCAGAGGTTATTCGGCTCATAGCGTCTGCCATGTGAAGCCCAATACGTTCCTGTCTAACGATAATCGGACGGATGTCTAACTTCGCCGCCGCTTCGATGATCGGGTTAACAGGATAGGCGAATAGGTACTCTACGCCCTCTGCTTTTAGGACTTTCGCAACTGCATCAACAACTTTCATTTTTTAATATTCCTTTTTTTCGCGCTGTCGGCATTGTCCCGCAAGCCCACACGCGGCTTGCGTCGCAATCAGCAGTCGATTAAGGGATTCTGAGAGTTGCGTTTTTCGTGAATTCCACAAATCTCTCTTTAACCGATAACCGATAACCGATAACCGACAACTACTTGGCATTAGGACTCGTAGGCACACCGTCATCCATCACAAGTGGAAAATGGTCGCCTGCTAATTTATCACCATCGTTGACGGTAACAAAAGGTTTCATAACATGGCTTCCGCTGGCATCGTATAGCGTCTCATCTGTCATGTAATGCACCGCAATCGCACGCCGAGGGTTATCGCTTGTGTTGTCATGCGATCCGTGCCACGTTAAGGAATGATGGTAATGGACATGTCCTTTCGGTACAGGGCAGAACTCTACCTCTAATTCGTTATCTTCAAAGCGATCCGGCATCGAATGGATGTCCTTGACGGAATGCAGGAACGGAATCTGATTGCCCCAATGGTGAGAACCACGAACCATACGCATACATCCATTACCTTCATCAACATCATCCAACGCAACCCAAGCACTTACCTGACTCGTTTTCGGGGTAAGGATTGGCCAATAAGGTGAATCTTGGTGCCACATGTTCACCCCACCAACATGCGGCGGTTTGTATTGAATCTGGTCATGCCAGACGCGCAACTCTGTCGCTGACATCAGCTGTCCAATCTCTTCCACAATCACCGGGTTATGAACGAGTCGGTGATAGGCAGAACTCGCCTCCCAAATATTAACGACTTGCCACACCGGACTTTCTTCTCTGCCACCGAGGTTGGCGATGTGCACGGGTTGCGGAATGTCGGTTTTCTCATAATCATCAATAACGCGTGCCAATTCCTCACGCAACTCCTCAACCTGTTCATCACTTAAAACACGGTTTCCGAGGAGAAAACCTTTCTTAAGAAATGTGTCAACCTGGGTTTGGCTGAGCATATCCACTGCCTCCTATACCTTCTATTTCTCGTCGCGCCAAAAAAAGACTTATATGTTGGCTTTCGTCGTCTTTCCGGCATCCATTACAAGTGGAAAATGGTGTCCCGCTAATTTATCGCCACCCTTGACGGTAACAAAACGTTTCATGATGTGATTGCCATCTTCATCGTAAAGGGTTTCACTCGTCATATAATGCACCGCAATCGCACGCCTGGGTCCATCACTGGTGTTGTCGTGCGATCCGTGCCATGTCAAGGCGTGATGATAGTGAACATGCCCTTTCGGCACAGGACAAAGTTCCACTTCCAATGCGTTACCTTCAAATTGATTCGGCATCGAATCGATGTCTGGAACCTCGCGTAAAAATGGCATCTGGCTCCCCCAGTGATAGGAGCCACGGACCATACGCATAC
Protein-coding sequences here:
- a CDS encoding thiamine pyrophosphate-requiring protein, whose protein sequence is MKVVDAVAKVLKAEGVEYLFAYPVNPIIEAAAKLDIRPIIVRQERIGLHMADAMSRITSGEKIGVFCMQSGPGSENAFGGVAQAYGDSAPIVVLPGGYSRSVTQIQPNFNSALNYRHVTKSCEQVTMPEAVPEAMRRAFTQVRNGRPRPALVEFPSDLFGEDISDSFDPTPVPTVRYGPDSASIEAAAEALLDAECPVIYAGQGVHYAQAWDSLKELAELLGAPVTTSLGGKSAFPEDHPLALGSGGRAIPKPVHHFLQKTDLILGIGCSFTRTGFGVRIPDGKRVIHATLDPADINKDVPVETALVGDAGLILDGLVEAVRDRSNGASEERRAAVTGEISAVKAEWLDQWKAKLTSDEVPMTPYRVISDLLHTVDVKNTIITHDAGSPRDQMSPFWQSVAPLTYIGWGKTTQLGYGLGLAMGAKLARPDALCVNVWGDAAIGFTGMDFETAVRERIPILSVLFNNFSMAIEIPIMPVSTEKFRSTDISGHYADMAKAFGGYGERVETPDQIIPAIQRGIQKTQEGTPALLEFITAKEIQISTF
- a CDS encoding phytanoyl-CoA dioxygenase family protein, translated to MLSQTQVDTFLKKGFLLGNRVLSDEQVEELREELARVIDDYEKTDIPQPVHIANLGGREESPVWQVVNIWEASSAYHRLVHNPVIVEEIGQLMSATELRVWHDQIQYKPPHVGGVNMWHQDSPYWPILTPKTSQVSAWVALDDVDEGNGCMRMVRGSHHWGNQIPFLHSVKDIHSMPDRFEDNELEVEFCPVPKGHVHYHHSLTWHGSHDNTSDNPRRAIAVHYMTDETLYDASGSHVMKPFVTVNDGDKLAGDHFPLVMDDGVPTSPNAK